AGCCTTTAAGGAAGAATTTTCAACTTCTTTTGTTTTTTTCTTAAAATACTCTTCAACTTCCCAGACATTCCATAAAGTTACTTTTTCACTCGGCTTCAATGGCTTTGGAAACTCTGGGTCTTCTGCATATTTATATA
This Caminibacter mediatlanticus TB-2 DNA region includes the following protein-coding sequences:
- a CDS encoding helix-turn-helix transcriptional regulator, encoding MVKEPLYKRPNEIAQMFSIGRATLYKYAEDPEFPKPLKPSEKVTLWNVWEVEEYFKKKTKEVENSSLKAKR